Proteins encoded together in one Anaerococcus murdochii window:
- a CDS encoding citrate/2-methylcitrate synthase, translated as MDKNLEEKLRAYAGEIEKATRIDKEIYEKYSIKRGLRNKNGTGVLVGVTKVGDVCGYQINNGEKIPADGELYYRGYPLTSLVRDIEESGRLGFEEVIYLLLFDKLANENQLTNFKKILVGNRNLPPYFIEDTIMKVPGADIMNKMMRSMLALYTYDENPDGTDSQNVLGQALSLIAKMPLIAIYSYQVKIHNFDKKSLIIHNPDPEKSIAENILAMLRPDQKYTREEAAILDLLLIIHAEHGGGNNSAFATHVVSSSGTDSYSAMAAGLASLKGPRHGGANIKVAKMLDNIKGNVKNREDKEEIKAYLEKILDKKAFDGEGLIYGLGHAVYTLSDPRAVLLKEKARDLAKIKGREKDFAFVENIEKIGQNLIQEKFNRAYPPCSNVDLYSGLVYDMLGIPRELFLPIFAIARTVGWSAHRLEQIADKKIIRPAYKSLSERKEYINLDQR; from the coding sequence ATGGATAAGAATTTAGAAGAAAAACTAAGGGCCTATGCTGGAGAAATCGAAAAGGCTACAAGGATTGATAAGGAAATTTACGAAAAATATTCAATCAAAAGGGGCCTTAGGAATAAAAACGGAACTGGAGTTTTGGTTGGAGTGACCAAGGTCGGTGACGTTTGTGGTTACCAAATCAATAACGGGGAAAAGATCCCGGCTGATGGCGAGCTTTACTACAGGGGTTATCCTTTGACAAGTTTGGTCCGCGACATAGAAGAAAGCGGCAGGCTTGGCTTTGAAGAGGTCATCTATCTTTTGCTTTTTGATAAGCTTGCAAATGAAAACCAATTAACAAATTTTAAAAAAATCTTAGTTGGAAATCGAAATCTTCCTCCATATTTCATAGAAGATACCATAATGAAGGTGCCTGGAGCGGATATCATGAACAAGATGATGAGATCCATGCTGGCCCTTTATACCTATGATGAAAATCCTGACGGGACAGATTCCCAAAATGTCCTGGGCCAGGCCCTATCGCTAATTGCCAAGATGCCTTTGATTGCGATTTATTCCTACCAGGTAAAAATCCACAATTTTGATAAGAAATCGCTGATTATACACAATCCCGACCCAGAAAAATCTATAGCAGAAAATATCCTAGCCATGCTAAGACCAGATCAAAAATACACAAGGGAAGAGGCGGCCATCCTCGATTTGCTTTTAATAATCCACGCTGAGCACGGTGGCGGAAATAATTCTGCCTTTGCAACCCACGTAGTATCATCATCGGGAACTGATTCTTATTCGGCCATGGCAGCGGGTCTTGCTTCCCTCAAAGGACCAAGACACGGAGGAGCCAACATTAAAGTGGCAAAGATGCTTGATAATATCAAAGGAAATGTCAAAAACAGGGAAGATAAGGAAGAGATAAAAGCATATCTTGAAAAGATTTTGGACAAAAAAGCCTTTGACGGCGAGGGTTTGATCTATGGCCTAGGTCACGCAGTCTACACACTTTCCGATCCGAGAGCGGTTTTGCTAAAAGAAAAGGCCAGAGATTTGGCGAAAATCAAAGGTAGAGAAAAAGATTTTGCCTTTGTAGAAAACATTGAGAAAATCGGCCAAAACTTGATTCAAGAAAAATTCAACAGGGCCTACCCACCATGCTCCAACGTCGATTTGTATTCAGGTTTGGTTTATGATATGCTAGGAATCCCCCGTGAATTATTCCTACCAATCTTTGCCATAGCAAGGACAGTTGGCTGGTCAGCCCACAGGCTAGAGCAAATCGCCGACAAAAAGATAATCAGACCTGCCTATAAGTCCTTAAGCGAGAGAAAAGAATACATAAATTTGGATCAAAGATAA
- the mglC gene encoding galactose/methyl galactoside ABC transporter permease MglC, translating into MEKTENKKPFNFKEFMLNNALIIIIAALIIGIIIVDPTFITNPKNILNILSQTSTRLFIALGTGGLLILAGTDLSAGRIVGFTAAIAGALLQSPGFAQKFFPNIQNPSIIVGLLAAIAIGAICGAINGFGVAYLKLHAFISSLGVQLAIFGILQLFIAANPFGPQPIGGFDERYANLVRGGFHIPGTDLQFPYLIIYAAIASVAMWFIWNKTVLGKNMFAVGGNPEAAEVSGINVTRTIMIVFLISGIMYGLSGFLEGPRLGSVTSTTGDAYDLDAIEACLIGGVSFSGGIGTIPGIVLGSIILQVINYGLLYIGLNSYVQIIIKGILIILTVALDTRKRIKKK; encoded by the coding sequence ATGGAAAAAACAGAAAATAAAAAACCTTTTAATTTTAAAGAGTTTATGTTAAACAACGCTCTGATCATCATAATCGCCGCTCTTATTATCGGCATAATTATCGTTGATCCGACCTTTATAACCAATCCGAAAAACATTCTAAACATCCTATCCCAAACCTCAACCAGGCTCTTTATAGCCCTTGGTACAGGTGGTCTATTAATCCTTGCAGGTACAGACCTTTCAGCAGGTAGGATAGTAGGATTTACTGCGGCTATAGCTGGTGCCCTCTTGCAGTCACCTGGCTTTGCCCAAAAATTCTTCCCAAATATCCAAAATCCATCAATCATAGTTGGACTTTTGGCTGCAATCGCAATCGGCGCCATCTGCGGAGCTATAAACGGTTTTGGAGTAGCCTATCTTAAACTCCACGCCTTTATTTCATCCCTAGGTGTTCAGCTTGCAATCTTTGGTATTCTCCAATTATTCATAGCGGCTAACCCATTTGGACCACAACCAATCGGTGGTTTTGACGAAAGATACGCCAACCTCGTAAGGGGCGGCTTCCATATACCAGGCACTGACCTTCAATTTCCTTACCTCATAATCTACGCTGCCATAGCATCAGTAGCTATGTGGTTTATCTGGAATAAAACAGTCCTCGGCAAAAATATGTTCGCCGTAGGTGGCAACCCAGAAGCGGCCGAAGTATCTGGTATCAACGTAACAAGAACCATTATGATAGTCTTCTTAATATCTGGTATTATGTACGGCCTATCAGGTTTCCTTGAAGGACCAAGGCTCGGATCTGTAACATCAACCACTGGTGATGCCTACGACCTAGACGCCATCGAAGCCTGTCTAATCGGCGGAGTTTCCTTCTCAGGCGGTATAGGAACAATCCCAGGAATCGTACTTGGATCAATAATCCTCCAAGTAATTAACTACGGACTTTTATACATAGGTCTTAACTCCTATGTACAAATCATAATCAAGGGCATCCTAATCATCTTAACAGTAGCCCTTGATACAAGAAAGAGAATCAAGAAAAAATAG